The Saccharopolyspora gloriosae genome window below encodes:
- a CDS encoding TetR/AcrR family transcriptional regulator, which produces MNSGERRLRPRKQPRQVRAELTRQRILTAAARVFTEHGYAAGTTNRIAERARISIGSLYQYFPNKDAILVELLTRHLDDGLRNTRERLPEPLPDSVEDTIRLFVRAAIDNHLDDPKLLRIMIEEAPRSQALLDKIARVERFHITYARDLIEQHPAVRVADPHTAARLVVSTVELVVHRLIAAADPIDIPSFENELVAMLTRYLTAG; this is translated from the coding sequence GTGAACTCGGGTGAGCGTCGGCTGCGACCACGCAAGCAACCGCGCCAGGTCCGGGCCGAACTGACCCGGCAGCGCATCCTCACGGCGGCTGCTCGCGTTTTCACCGAGCACGGCTACGCCGCGGGCACCACCAACCGCATCGCGGAGCGGGCGCGGATCTCCATCGGCTCGCTGTACCAGTACTTCCCGAACAAGGACGCGATCCTCGTCGAGCTGCTGACCCGCCACCTCGACGACGGCCTGCGCAACACCCGCGAGCGGTTGCCCGAGCCGCTGCCGGACTCCGTCGAGGACACGATCCGGCTGTTCGTCCGCGCCGCCATCGACAACCACCTCGACGATCCGAAGCTGCTGCGCATCATGATCGAGGAGGCGCCGCGCTCGCAGGCGCTGCTGGACAAGATCGCGCGCGTCGAGCGCTTCCACATCACCTACGCCCGCGACCTGATCGAGCAGCACCCCGCGGTCCGAGTGGCCGATCCGCACACCGCGGCCCGCCTGGTCGTCTCCACCGTCGAGCTCGTCGTGCACCGGCTCATCGCCGCCGCCGACCCGATCGACATCCCGAGCTTCGAGAACGAACTGGTCGCCATGCTGACCCGGTACCTCACGGCGGGCTGA